In Actinomycetes bacterium, a genomic segment contains:
- a CDS encoding alkaline phosphatase family protein, with the protein MTDHGRTDRSQTHPHERRDGTLSRRSLLKGAAGLGAAALGGRILSATKPASAGLVRRATPATPIEHVIIACQENRSFDHYFGYAPWIGSYGPPPGYSQPDGSGGTVTPYRFTDLSTPDVPHSWGAVHEQWNNGKMDGFYTNAGIWALGYYTAAELPFYYSLFEDSTLCVNYFCSLLGPTWPNRFYLAAGTSGGITTNGVWGFGVFDHPMILDLLEAAGVSWKVYNIGWDSVPYGNTDNVFVFWERYAHDQRTLGSKGGFLNDLRRDRLPQVSFIIPSYARGWDEHPPADVSIGMGIQQELVTALRESSAWERAAYILTYDEHGGYFDHVTPPVFDAFGAGMRVPTWVISPFAKKSHLEPRVYDHASTLKFLEAVFGLPTLASVNHEFDASTPGGPNYEAAGGAPTGPPAPPRDGLEEVGDMLECFEF; encoded by the coding sequence ATGACGGATCACGGACGGACGGACCGGAGCCAGACCCACCCTCACGAGCGCCGGGACGGAACGCTCAGTCGTCGGAGCCTGCTGAAGGGCGCCGCCGGACTCGGAGCCGCCGCCCTCGGAGGTCGGATACTCTCAGCGACGAAGCCGGCGTCCGCCGGGCTCGTCCGCCGCGCGACGCCGGCCACGCCGATCGAGCACGTCATCATCGCGTGCCAGGAGAACCGATCCTTCGACCACTACTTCGGCTACGCGCCCTGGATCGGCTCGTACGGTCCGCCCCCCGGGTACAGCCAGCCGGACGGCAGCGGGGGCACCGTCACGCCGTACCGCTTCACGGATCTGTCCACGCCCGACGTGCCGCACTCGTGGGGGGCGGTCCACGAGCAGTGGAACAACGGCAAGATGGACGGCTTCTACACCAACGCCGGCATCTGGGCGCTCGGGTACTACACGGCCGCGGAGCTCCCCTTCTACTACAGCCTGTTCGAGGACTCGACGCTCTGCGTCAACTACTTCTGTTCGCTCCTCGGCCCCACGTGGCCGAACCGCTTCTACCTTGCCGCGGGGACGTCGGGCGGTATCACGACGAACGGCGTCTGGGGGTTCGGCGTGTTCGACCATCCGATGATCCTGGACCTGCTGGAAGCGGCCGGCGTCTCGTGGAAGGTCTACAACATCGGATGGGACAGCGTGCCCTACGGCAACACCGACAACGTCTTCGTGTTCTGGGAGCGGTACGCGCACGACCAGCGGACGCTCGGCAGCAAGGGCGGGTTCCTGAACGACCTGAGGCGTGACCGCCTGCCGCAGGTCTCCTTCATCATCCCCAGCTACGCCAGAGGCTGGGACGAGCACCCGCCGGCGGACGTGTCGATCGGGATGGGCATCCAGCAGGAGCTCGTCACGGCCCTGCGGGAGTCGTCGGCGTGGGAGCGCGCCGCGTACATCCTGACCTACGACGAGCACGGCGGGTACTTCGACCACGTCACGCCACCGGTCTTCGACGCCTTCGGCGCCGGCATGCGCGTCCCGACCTGGGTGATCTCGCCGTTCGCCAAGAAGTCGCACCTCGAGCCGAGGGTGTACGACCACGCGTCGACGCTGAAGTTCCTCGAGGCGGTGTTCGGGCTCCCCACGCTGGCGTCCGTCAACCACGAGTTCGACGCCTCCACTCCTGGCGGCCCGAACTACGAGGCGGCCGGCGGCGCACCCACCGGCCCACCCGCTCCGCCCCGCGACGGCCTCGAAGAGGTCGGCGACATGCTGGAGTGCTTCGAGTTCTGA
- a CDS encoding DUF1707 domain-containing protein has protein sequence MSAELLPAGSYRVGDAERSRTTELLKEAHVAGYLTLAEIDERLSAALAARTRDELERLVADLPPDWRARQAGAPAAAPRRTVPPVAWWLLPLALLVVAMVVLAIATRGFFFPWPLLWLWLAFGRRHGRAGWHPPRSHRGTWV, from the coding sequence ATGAGCGCCGAGCTGCTGCCGGCTGGCAGCTACCGGGTCGGTGACGCCGAGCGATCCCGCACCACAGAGCTGCTCAAGGAAGCACACGTCGCCGGCTACCTGACGCTGGCCGAGATCGACGAGCGGCTCAGCGCCGCGCTCGCCGCCCGCACCCGCGACGAGCTCGAGCGGCTGGTGGCCGACCTGCCGCCCGATTGGCGGGCGCGGCAGGCCGGCGCGCCCGCCGCCGCGCCGCGTCGCACCGTCCCGCCGGTCGCCTGGTGGCTCCTGCCGCTCGCGCTGCTGGTGGTCGCGATGGTCGTGCTGGCCATCGCCACGCGCGGCTTCTTCTTCCCTTGGCCGCTGCTGTGGTTGTGGTTGGCGTTCGGGCGCCGCCACGGCCGTGCCGGCTGGCATCCTCCGCGCTCGCACCGGGGCACGTGGGTCTGA